Within the Hyalangium gracile genome, the region CGCGCGGGCGGGTCCAGCCGCGGCAAGCGCTAAACCCCTTCAGGCAGGTCGGTGAATAGCCCCTGTCGGGCTGAACCAGGACCGAACTGGTATGACAAGCAGACCAGTTCGGTCCGGTCTCGAGAGACAGGGCCTCCTCGAGGGCTCTCTGCTAGAAGCTGGGCCCATGCCCATCGCCGAGCTCAATGGTCAGGGAATCTTCTTCGAGGACTCGGGTGGCTCCGGCCGTCCCGTCATCCTGAGTCACGGCTTCCTCATGGACAGCCGCATGTTCGATCCGCAGGTGGCGGCGCTCGCCCCCGAGTTCCGCGTCATCCGCTGGGACTCGCGTGGCTTCGGCCGCACCCGCTGGGATGGCAAGCCCTTCTCTTTGTACGATCTGGCCGCCGACTGCATGGCCCTGCTCGACCACCTGGGCATCGACAAGGCCGTGGTGGGCGGGATGTCCCAGGGCGGCTACTGCGCCCTGCGCATCGCGCTGCGCTACCCCGAGCGCGTGAAGGCGCTCGTGCTCATGAGCACCCGCGGCACCAACGATGACGAGCAGACGAAGGCCGGCTACCTGCAGTCCGCCCAGGTCTGGGCCTCCGTGGGTCCCGAGCCCATCGTCCAGGCCCTCTCGGGCCCCATCCTCGGAGAGCCGAGCCTGTTGCCGACGTGGCTCGACCGCTGGCGCCAGCTCCCGGCCGCCAACTTCATGGCCGCCGTCCGCAACCTGACCGATCGGGACGACATCACCGGCCGGCTGAAGGAAATCCGCTGCCCCACCATCGTCTTCCACGGGCTGGAGGACGTCGGCGTTCCGCCCTCCGATGGCGAGTTCCTCCACAAGACCCTGCCGGGCAGCGTCCGCTTCGTCCCCGTGCCCCACGCCACCCACGCCGCCAACCTCTCCCACCCCGAGGTCGTCAACCCGCCCCTGCTCGAGTTCCTCCGCGCCTACGCCTGAGAGGAGACGACATGACGCGCTCCCGCCGTGTCCTGTGGATTGGACTCGGGGTGCTGCTGTTCGGCTGCTCGACCACCGCGCGGCGGACGAGCACCCCTGACTCCGAGGAAGCAGCTACCCGGCGCCCACGCGGCACCTGGCGGATGGACCTGCCGGGCCCGGGCAGCTCGCGGTTCACGGGCATGGCCACCCAGGCAGGGGACATCCTCGCCATCGGCTCCTTCGAGGGCGAGACGACCGTGGACGGAGAGCACCTGGTGTCCTCCGGCGAGCAGGATGTGCTCGCGGTCCGGCTCTCCCAGGATGGAAAGCTGCGCTGGGCCCGGCGCTGGGGTGGCGCGGGCTACGACAGTGGAGAAGCCATCGAGCCGGGCGCGGATGGCTCCGTCCTCGTGGTGGGCCACCTAGCGGGCGCGGTCGACTTCGATGGCACCTCCCTTCCGGGCCGAGGCGACACCGACTGCTTCATCGCGAAGCTGGCCGGAGAGGATGGCCACACCCTGTGGGTCCGCCGGTTTGGAGGAGCGGGGAGCGCCGCCTGCCGCTCGGCGGCCTTCGACCGCGCGGGAGACGTGCTCGTCACCGGGCGCTTCGACGGCCAGGTGGACCTGGGCTTCGGGCTCCGGAGCAGCGCCGGGGGGAACGACCTCCTGCTGGTGAAGCTCTCCGGCCAGGACGGCACTCCCCGGTGGGCGCGCACCTTCGGCGGGGCCGGGGATGACATCGGCCGGGACGTCGCGGTCGACGCGTCCGGCACGGTCTTCCTCACCGGGCACTTCTCCAGCGCCGTGGAGCCCTCCGTGGGGGCGCTCGACTTCGGAGGAGCGGTCCGGCTCACCAGCGCGGGGGACTCCGATGCGTTCCTCGCGGCCTTCTCGGGCGATGGGCACTGCCTGTGGGCCCGCGCCATCGGCGAGGCGAACTTCGACCTCGTGAAGT harbors:
- a CDS encoding alpha/beta fold hydrolase; the protein is MPIAELNGQGIFFEDSGGSGRPVILSHGFLMDSRMFDPQVAALAPEFRVIRWDSRGFGRTRWDGKPFSLYDLAADCMALLDHLGIDKAVVGGMSQGGYCALRIALRYPERVKALVLMSTRGTNDDEQTKAGYLQSAQVWASVGPEPIVQALSGPILGEPSLLPTWLDRWRQLPAANFMAAVRNLTDRDDITGRLKEIRCPTIVFHGLEDVGVPPSDGEFLHKTLPGSVRFVPVPHATHAANLSHPEVVNPPLLEFLRAYA